From the genome of Methylomonas sp. UP202, one region includes:
- a CDS encoding symmetrical bis(5'-nucleosyl)-tetraphosphatase, translated as MTIYAIGSIDGHFSALRKCLDDVGFDPATDRLWLTGNLVGAGLESLEVLRYVKGLGKSAVCVLGNQDLELLMQAAGFSPAQGSNSAVLEAPDRDELLNWLRRRGLIHHDSKLNYTLVHSGIPAEWTRSQMLTFAYEVESVLSQSNYLAFLENRKQDQSRWHAKLRGWKRLNYIANALTQMKYCTEQGKMDFQARGPVSAQAAGLMPWYRLPDRPTASQRVVFADDAGFQDEPFSGAVPLPAVSAPSALRPLDAAA; from the coding sequence ATGACGATTTATGCGATAGGTAGTATCGACGGCCATTTCAGTGCTTTGCGCAAATGCTTGGACGACGTCGGCTTCGATCCCGCAACCGACCGCTTATGGCTGACCGGCAACCTGGTCGGCGCCGGGCTAGAATCGCTGGAGGTTCTGCGTTACGTCAAGGGACTGGGAAAAAGCGCGGTCTGCGTGCTGGGCAACCAAGATCTGGAATTATTGATGCAAGCCGCCGGCTTCTCGCCCGCTCAAGGCAGCAACAGCGCAGTGCTGGAAGCCCCGGACCGCGACGAATTACTGAATTGGCTGCGCCGACGAGGCCTGATCCACCACGACAGCAAACTCAATTACACCCTGGTCCACAGCGGCATTCCGGCCGAATGGACCCGTAGCCAGATGTTGACCTTTGCCTACGAAGTCGAGTCGGTACTGTCGCAGAGCAACTATCTGGCCTTTCTGGAGAACCGCAAACAGGATCAATCGCGCTGGCACGCCAAATTACGCGGTTGGAAACGTTTGAATTACATTGCCAACGCACTCACTCAAATGAAATATTGCACGGAACAAGGCAAGATGGATTTCCAAGCTCGCGGCCCGGTTTCCGCACAAGCCGCCGGTCTGATGCCATGGTACCGCTTGCCGGACCGGCCTACCGCTAGCCAACGCGTCGTGTTTGCCGACGACGCGGGCTTTCAGGACGAGCCGTTTAGCGGCGCGGTGCCGCTGCCGGCCGTCAGCGCGCCATCGGCATTGAGACCGTTGGATGCCGCGGCTTAG
- a CDS encoding ATP-binding protein: MYPTMRQLLFRPVIFVSFVLGILVVGELAAIGRLTWVNDQRIHTIEQDIGRGRHLEETIFELLHLQLSLSAEEGVSDAEKVQKAAIQAQLLDSLQDYDAAIPVDLQQLQDIFAKAVQGDRTNLLTALQVIKQVLDKQAMEEEKLLINIEDDGQLEMQLAVILPFLLLWVVSYFFRNNVLEPLDALKALLSGLAEGEMKPITRTTSDPLMHSLFDRYNHLVSRLVELEQEHLEHTASLEYRVRQTTHALLERSQQLAKAERLAALAELAASTAHELRNPLASIQLALENMLAECRDSDLAERMQLVYREVQRLTRNLNDLLASARGNDAAAQRIAVAPVVAELLTLLKYQAQENIGFDCEIDADVHVFLPESEFRQVLLNLLLNSIQAIGPNSGTVRVTGRVENGRLLLTVSDSGPGFSGDFLRHGIRPFVSLKDGGSGLGLAMVQRFVKDRQGRLDLRNSPDGHACVTLNLPVTV; this comes from the coding sequence ATGTACCCCACGATGCGCCAGTTGCTGTTCCGTCCGGTCATTTTCGTCAGCTTTGTGCTGGGCATCCTGGTGGTTGGCGAATTGGCGGCCATCGGTCGGCTGACCTGGGTGAACGATCAACGCATTCACACCATAGAGCAGGACATTGGCCGTGGCCGGCATCTGGAAGAAACGATATTCGAACTACTGCATTTGCAGCTCAGCTTGTCGGCCGAGGAAGGCGTCAGCGACGCCGAGAAAGTCCAAAAAGCCGCGATTCAGGCGCAATTGTTGGACAGTCTGCAAGATTACGATGCGGCGATCCCGGTCGATTTGCAGCAATTGCAGGACATATTCGCCAAGGCGGTGCAAGGCGATCGCACCAATCTGCTGACAGCCTTGCAAGTCATCAAGCAGGTGCTGGACAAGCAAGCCATGGAGGAAGAGAAGCTGCTGATCAACATCGAGGACGATGGTCAATTGGAAATGCAGCTGGCGGTCATTTTGCCGTTTTTGTTGCTTTGGGTGGTTAGCTATTTCTTCCGAAACAACGTCTTGGAGCCGTTGGACGCTTTGAAAGCCTTGTTGTCCGGTCTGGCCGAAGGCGAAATGAAGCCGATCACCCGGACCACCTCCGATCCGTTGATGCATTCGTTATTCGATCGCTACAACCATCTGGTGTCTCGCTTGGTCGAATTGGAGCAAGAGCATTTGGAACATACCGCGTCGCTGGAATATCGGGTGCGCCAAACCACGCACGCATTGCTCGAACGCAGTCAGCAATTGGCCAAGGCCGAGCGCTTGGCGGCGCTGGCCGAATTGGCCGCCAGCACCGCCCACGAGTTGCGCAATCCGTTGGCCAGCATCCAACTGGCGCTGGAAAATATGTTGGCGGAATGCCGAGACAGCGATTTGGCGGAACGCATGCAGTTGGTCTATCGCGAAGTGCAACGCTTGACGCGCAATTTGAACGATTTACTGGCTTCGGCGCGCGGTAACGATGCGGCGGCGCAGCGGATCGCGGTCGCGCCGGTCGTCGCCGAATTGCTGACCTTGCTGAAGTATCAGGCTCAGGAAAATATCGGATTCGATTGCGAAATCGACGCCGATGTTCATGTGTTTCTGCCGGAAAGCGAGTTCCGGCAAGTGTTGCTCAATCTATTGTTGAATTCGATACAGGCGATAGGCCCCAACAGCGGCACGGTCAGAGTCACCGGCAGGGTCGAAAACGGGCGCTTGCTATTGACGGTGAGCGATAGCGGGCCGGGCTTTAGCGGCGATTTCCTGCGGCACGGCATTCGCCCTTTCGTCAGCCTTAAGGACGGCGGCAGCGGTTTGGGCTTGGCGATGGTGCAACGCTTCGTCAAGGATAGGCAAGGCCGGCTGGATCTGCGCAACAGCCCGGACGGTCACGCTTGCGTCACCCTGAATTTGCCGGTGACCGTTTAG
- a CDS encoding cytochrome b/b6 domain-containing protein: MRNAKQVVNVWDPVIRIGHWTLVLAFFTAYLTEDDLMTVHVWAGYSVAGYLLLRLAWGLIGGKYARFSRFVYSPARVFAYLKNLAAGKPQHYIGHNPAGGAMVIALLLSLSGTALTGMKLYAVEDNKGPFAVSIGHAETSFRFIAAAKADEAKDDDEDGKSADAGERVGRQSDEFWEELHEFFANSTLLLVLLHIVGVAVSSRVDRENLVKAMLTGKKDIDDTYQ; this comes from the coding sequence ATGAGAAACGCTAAACAAGTAGTGAACGTATGGGACCCAGTGATTCGAATTGGACACTGGACTTTGGTGCTTGCCTTCTTTACCGCCTATCTGACCGAAGACGACCTTATGACCGTGCACGTTTGGGCCGGCTATAGCGTTGCCGGCTACCTGCTGCTTCGATTGGCGTGGGGGCTGATCGGCGGCAAGTACGCCCGCTTCAGCCGTTTTGTTTACTCGCCGGCCAGGGTATTCGCGTATCTGAAAAACTTAGCCGCCGGAAAGCCGCAGCATTATATTGGCCACAATCCGGCCGGCGGCGCGATGGTGATCGCCTTGCTCTTGAGTTTGAGCGGAACCGCGTTGACCGGCATGAAGTTATACGCGGTCGAGGACAATAAAGGACCTTTCGCGGTATCGATAGGGCACGCGGAAACGTCATTCCGATTTATTGCCGCCGCCAAGGCGGACGAGGCTAAGGATGACGATGAGGACGGCAAATCAGCTGATGCCGGAGAACGGGTGGGTCGGCAAAGCGATGAGTTTTGGGAAGAGTTGCATGAGTTTTTTGCCAACTCGACATTGTTACTGGTGTTGTTGCATATAGTAGGTGTCGCGGTTTCAAGTCGCGTCGACCGTGAAAACTTGGTGAAAGCCATGCTGACGGGTAAAAAAGACATCGATGACACTTATCAATAG
- a CDS encoding porin, whose translation MKFSKLGLAVAALLGAGSAGQALALDLYVDTKTQQIFAEPGPGRTKLGSFERVEDGANQKAEMSAQKAEIAHIKEELALKNNELKALDEHVKDEKYGELQINEKGIKFESKDGNFEMMINGRMQVDSQTNVSGLSNHGIADPTGANTTNQLADGAGIRRARIGIEGSYFKDFGYKFEYDFARGNGTVASGLTDAFLTWNGYAPFQVKVGQFKEPFSMEEATSNRYLTFIERNNVVNTFSDNDNAYKVGLGLGYSEPRWTANMALQTESVGSGGASSSTSSLNTMGNTNRNNGSGDTGWGVTGRVTGLPWFEDKTKFLHVGLSGSERQIDNNFLANGTYSNGGISFGNQINTNVDRTYILNTGNLTATNGSRIAQRIARFGGETALVYGPFSAQAEYIQANVSGKGYHDEMLNGWYGYASYFLTGESRAYKTSTGAWDRIKPNRNFSARGGWGAWELAAGYDYLNLIDGSINGGRAQTAKFGINWYPNSHIRMMANFVHALNIDTAGVINAANGSANARARAYNSSNFDVVELRAQVDW comes from the coding sequence ATGAAGTTTTCTAAACTGGGTTTGGCGGTGGCGGCGTTGTTGGGCGCCGGTTCGGCCGGTCAAGCGCTGGCATTGGACTTGTACGTGGATACCAAAACCCAGCAAATTTTTGCCGAGCCCGGCCCAGGCCGGACCAAATTAGGCTCGTTCGAGCGAGTGGAAGACGGTGCTAATCAAAAAGCCGAAATGAGTGCACAGAAAGCCGAGATCGCGCACATTAAGGAAGAGCTGGCATTGAAAAACAACGAATTGAAAGCGTTGGACGAACACGTCAAGGACGAAAAATACGGCGAGTTGCAAATCAACGAAAAAGGCATCAAGTTCGAAAGCAAGGACGGCAATTTCGAAATGATGATCAACGGCCGTATGCAAGTGGATTCGCAAACCAATGTCTCGGGCTTGAGCAATCACGGTATCGCCGATCCGACCGGGGCGAATACCACTAATCAATTGGCCGACGGTGCCGGCATCCGCCGCGCGAGGATCGGTATCGAGGGTAGCTATTTCAAGGATTTCGGCTACAAGTTCGAATATGACTTTGCGCGCGGCAACGGTACGGTGGCGAGTGGTCTAACCGACGCCTTCCTGACTTGGAACGGCTATGCGCCGTTTCAAGTGAAAGTTGGTCAGTTCAAAGAACCGTTCAGCATGGAAGAAGCCACCAGCAACCGCTATTTGACCTTCATCGAGCGTAATAACGTGGTTAATACGTTTTCGGATAACGACAACGCATACAAAGTCGGCTTGGGTTTAGGTTACTCGGAACCGCGTTGGACCGCGAATATGGCATTGCAGACCGAATCGGTCGGCTCTGGCGGCGCGTCGAGCAGCACCAGTTCCTTGAATACGATGGGTAACACCAACCGCAATAACGGTTCCGGCGACACCGGTTGGGGCGTTACCGGTCGCGTGACCGGTCTGCCTTGGTTCGAAGACAAAACCAAATTCCTGCATGTCGGTTTGTCGGGTTCCGAGCGCCAGATCGACAATAATTTCCTGGCGAACGGAACGTATAGCAACGGCGGCATCAGTTTCGGCAACCAGATCAACACCAACGTCGATAGAACCTACATTCTAAACACCGGCAATTTGACGGCGACTAATGGTTCGAGAATCGCCCAACGGATCGCGCGATTCGGCGGCGAAACCGCGTTGGTCTACGGTCCGTTCTCGGCACAAGCCGAATACATTCAGGCCAACGTTTCCGGTAAAGGTTATCACGACGAGATGTTGAACGGTTGGTACGGTTACGCCAGCTACTTCCTGACCGGCGAATCGAGAGCGTACAAAACATCTACCGGCGCTTGGGATAGAATCAAGCCTAACCGCAACTTCAGTGCGCGCGGCGGCTGGGGCGCTTGGGAGCTGGCGGCCGGCTACGATTATTTGAACTTGATCGACGGCAGCATCAACGGTGGCCGTGCGCAAACCGCCAAGTTCGGTATTAACTGGTATCCGAACTCGCATATTCGGATGATGGCTAACTTTGTCCATGCGTTGAATATCGACACTGCCGGCGTAATTAACGCCGCAAACGGCTCGGCGAACGCTCGTGCTCGCGCCTATAACAGTTCCAACTTCGACGTGGTTGAATTGCGCGCGCAAGTTGACTGGTAG
- a CDS encoding sigma-54 dependent transcriptional regulator: MNDTLLIIEDETLLGSELARFFRKKNWEVSVTESIREAEEHLLKQAIDPLVVLSDMNLPDGNALDLLERIKDKNACSSEWVFLTGYGSVADSVRAVRLGAYDFVEKPCELERLNLLVEGAARSARAQRRVLQQATAQQRRYSVDALIGGSPASVALRGMMTQIAQVPFSSLIVSGETGTGKGLIARILHCAGARSHAPLIEINCAALPRELLESELFGYEAGAFTGAKKRHRGLFEQAHTGTLFLDEIGEMDLDLQTKLLKAVEDLRIRRLGGESEIDIDVQIIAATNLDLAEKVRDGQFRRDLYHRLNVMSLRVPPLRERKQDLDELVPIFIADSNRKSAKNVRNISETAWQALKRYDWPGNIRELRNVLERCVLLASDENFPEQWLQLPDLGGQTSAGVRGDGIYLPLDGSLSLQDIEKFVIQEVLNRTDENVTAAARMLGTTRETLRYRVQKYNLKCK; encoded by the coding sequence ATGAACGACACGTTGCTGATTATCGAGGACGAAACCCTGCTCGGCTCGGAGCTGGCCCGATTTTTCCGAAAGAAGAACTGGGAAGTTTCGGTGACCGAATCGATACGCGAAGCCGAAGAGCATTTGTTGAAACAGGCCATCGATCCGCTCGTGGTTTTGTCGGATATGAATCTGCCCGACGGTAACGCTCTGGATTTGCTGGAGCGGATCAAGGATAAAAACGCTTGCAGCAGCGAATGGGTGTTTTTGACCGGTTACGGTAGCGTCGCGGATTCGGTACGCGCGGTGCGTTTGGGGGCTTACGATTTCGTCGAAAAGCCCTGCGAATTGGAGCGCTTGAATTTATTGGTCGAGGGCGCGGCCCGTAGCGCCAGGGCACAGCGCCGAGTATTGCAGCAGGCAACGGCCCAACAGCGCCGCTACAGCGTCGACGCGCTGATCGGCGGCAGTCCGGCGTCGGTGGCGCTACGCGGCATGATGACGCAGATTGCCCAAGTGCCGTTTTCCAGTCTGATCGTCAGCGGCGAAACCGGTACCGGCAAGGGTTTGATCGCTCGTATCCTGCATTGCGCCGGCGCGCGGTCCCACGCGCCGTTGATCGAAATCAATTGCGCGGCCTTGCCCAGGGAATTACTGGAATCGGAGTTGTTCGGCTATGAGGCCGGCGCGTTTACCGGCGCCAAGAAGCGCCATCGCGGCCTGTTCGAGCAAGCCCATACCGGCACCTTGTTCCTGGACGAGATCGGCGAGATGGATCTGGATCTGCAAACCAAACTGTTGAAAGCCGTCGAGGACTTGCGGATTCGTCGCTTGGGCGGCGAGTCCGAAATCGACATTGACGTGCAGATCATCGCCGCAACCAATCTGGATTTGGCCGAAAAGGTCAGGGACGGGCAGTTTCGGCGGGATTTGTATCACCGGCTGAACGTGATGAGTCTGCGGGTGCCGCCGTTACGCGAGCGTAAACAGGACTTGGACGAATTGGTGCCGATATTCATCGCCGACAGTAATCGCAAGTCGGCCAAAAACGTCCGCAATATTTCCGAAACGGCCTGGCAGGCGCTCAAGCGTTACGACTGGCCGGGCAATATCCGCGAATTGCGCAACGTGTTGGAGCGTTGCGTGCTGTTGGCCAGCGATGAGAATTTTCCGGAACAATGGTTGCAGTTACCGGATCTCGGCGGTCAAACATCGGCGGGCGTGCGCGGCGACGGTATTTATTTGCCGCTGGATGGCAGCTTGAGTTTGCAGGACATCGAGAAATTCGTGATCCAGGAAGTGTTGAACCGGACCGACGAAAATGTCACCGCCGCGGCCCGCATGTTGGGCACGACGCGCGAAACCTTGCGCTATCGGGTCCAGAAATACAATCTGAAATGCAAATAA
- a CDS encoding M67 family metallopeptidase, whose product MNRPEIQLPRKLTNQLLHLAQQSPEAEVCGLIGADADGKPISCYPIANDAETPGTRFLLDSRQQIAAMKQMRDKGETLFAIYHSHPSAPAVPSPADIEQSGYPTALQLIVSLNTKGVLELRAFQIHNGVSREAVLTMTES is encoded by the coding sequence ATGAACAGACCGGAAATCCAACTCCCACGCAAACTCACCAATCAACTGCTGCACTTGGCGCAACAGTCGCCCGAGGCGGAAGTTTGCGGTCTAATCGGCGCCGACGCGGACGGCAAACCCATTAGCTGCTACCCGATCGCCAACGATGCCGAAACACCCGGCACCCGCTTTTTGCTCGACAGCCGCCAACAAATTGCCGCGATGAAGCAGATGCGCGATAAAGGCGAAACACTATTCGCTATCTATCATTCTCATCCCAGCGCTCCGGCCGTCCCGTCGCCGGCCGACATCGAGCAAAGCGGATATCCGACGGCCTTGCAATTGATCGTTTCGTTGAATACCAAGGGCGTATTGGAATTGCGCGCTTTTCAAATTCACAACGGCGTCAGCCGGGAAGCGGTGCTGACGATGACCGAATCCTGA
- a CDS encoding cation diffusion facilitator family transporter has translation MSQSNSLTAYGWLSIAAALSTIALKSYAYWLTDSVGLLSDALESLINLVAAIIMVIVLSVSARPPDDSHAYGHEKIEYFSSGAEGIMIVLAACSIAFAAWERLWHPQALQQLDLGIAVSVFASLINLTVARILIGVGRSRQSITLEADGKHLMTDVWTTVGILGGIALIAVANRYDRELALAHQLGLAGWDVLDPLIAFLVAVQIVWAGFQLITRTVAGLMDAAMAPDEVREIIQVLEHYAVERGIAYHALRTRYAGARRFMSVHVLVPGGWSVQQGHDLLEEIESRLMDCFDNIDIDTHLEPIEDLASWEH, from the coding sequence ATGTCTCAATCCAATTCGCTGACGGCTTACGGCTGGCTATCGATAGCGGCCGCGCTGAGCACGATAGCGCTGAAAAGTTACGCCTACTGGTTGACCGATTCGGTCGGTTTACTGTCCGATGCGTTGGAATCGCTGATTAACTTGGTCGCCGCGATCATCATGGTGATCGTGCTGAGCGTATCGGCCCGGCCGCCGGACGATAGCCACGCTTACGGCCACGAAAAGATCGAGTATTTTTCCAGCGGCGCCGAGGGCATCATGATTGTGTTGGCGGCTTGCAGTATCGCTTTTGCCGCCTGGGAAAGGCTTTGGCATCCGCAAGCTTTACAGCAGCTCGACTTAGGCATCGCGGTGTCGGTGTTCGCGTCGTTGATCAATCTGACGGTGGCGCGCATATTGATTGGTGTCGGGCGCTCACGTCAATCGATTACTCTGGAGGCCGACGGCAAGCATCTGATGACCGACGTCTGGACGACGGTCGGCATTTTAGGCGGCATTGCGCTGATCGCGGTCGCCAACCGCTACGACCGCGAACTGGCGCTGGCCCACCAACTGGGACTCGCAGGGTGGGACGTGCTCGACCCGCTGATTGCGTTTCTGGTGGCCGTGCAAATCGTTTGGGCCGGATTTCAGTTGATTACTCGGACGGTTGCCGGGCTGATGGACGCGGCGATGGCGCCGGACGAAGTCAGGGAAATTATTCAGGTGTTGGAGCATTACGCGGTCGAGCGCGGTATCGCTTACCACGCCTTGCGTACCCGCTACGCCGGCGCGCGGCGCTTCATGTCGGTGCACGTTTTGGTACCGGGTGGTTGGAGCGTCCAGCAAGGCCACGATTTGCTGGAGGAAATCGAAAGCCGTTTGATGGATTGCTTCGATAATATCGACATCGACACCCATTTGGAACCGATTGAAGATTTGGCCTCCTGGGAGCATTGA
- the prfA gene encoding peptide chain release factor 1 — translation MKPSIQTKLENLGERFEEITALLTQPEVQSNQNQFRSLSQEYAQLEPIVACYNAYRENEANFESAREMAKDSDPDLREMAKEEIASTEQLREQLEQELQILLLPKDPNDNRNIFLEVRAGTGGDEAAIFSGDLARMYQRYAERQGWSVEIINENRGEHGGYKEVILRVAGQNVYSQLKFESGTHRVQRVPETESQGRVHTSACTVAIMPEVDSVDEIEINPADLRIDTYRASGAGGQHVNRTDSAIRITHIPTGVVVECQDERSQHKNRARAMSVLQARLLAAEQEKQHAEQSESRKLQVGSGDRSERIRTYNYPQGRLTDHRINLTLYKLEDIMEGALDQVIQPLIHEHQAELLTQLGNA, via the coding sequence ATGAAACCCTCGATACAAACCAAATTGGAAAACCTCGGCGAGCGCTTCGAGGAGATCACCGCACTGCTCACTCAACCGGAAGTGCAAAGCAACCAAAACCAATTCCGCAGCCTAAGCCAAGAATACGCCCAACTCGAACCCATCGTGGCCTGCTACAACGCTTATCGGGAAAACGAAGCTAATTTCGAATCGGCCAGGGAAATGGCCAAGGACAGCGACCCGGATTTACGGGAGATGGCCAAGGAGGAAATCGCCTCGACCGAACAACTGAGGGAACAACTCGAACAAGAACTGCAAATCCTGTTGCTACCCAAGGACCCCAACGACAACCGCAATATATTTCTCGAGGTTCGCGCCGGCACCGGCGGCGACGAAGCCGCGATCTTTTCCGGCGATCTGGCGCGCATGTACCAACGCTATGCCGAGCGCCAAGGTTGGAGCGTGGAAATCATCAACGAAAATCGCGGCGAGCACGGCGGTTATAAAGAGGTCATCCTGCGAGTGGCCGGCCAGAACGTGTATTCGCAATTGAAATTCGAGTCCGGCACCCATCGGGTGCAACGCGTGCCGGAAACCGAATCGCAAGGCCGGGTACACACATCGGCTTGCACCGTGGCGATCATGCCGGAAGTCGATAGCGTCGACGAAATCGAGATCAATCCGGCCGATTTGCGCATCGATACCTACCGCGCCTCTGGCGCCGGCGGTCAGCACGTCAACCGCACCGATTCGGCGATCCGGATCACTCATATTCCCACCGGCGTGGTGGTGGAATGCCAGGACGAACGTTCGCAACACAAAAACCGCGCCCGCGCGATGTCGGTACTGCAAGCGCGATTGCTGGCCGCCGAGCAGGAAAAGCAACACGCCGAGCAATCGGAAAGCCGCAAGCTGCAAGTCGGCAGCGGCGACCGTTCCGAGCGCATTCGCACTTACAATTATCCGCAAGGCCGACTCACCGACCACCGCATCAACCTGACCCTGTACAAACTCGAAGACATCATGGAAGGCGCCCTGGATCAAGTTATCCAACCCTTGATCCACGAACACCAAGCCGAACTGCTAACCCAACTGGGCAATGCTTGA
- a CDS encoding DUF4347 domain-containing protein, translated as METAAIKYPDAKPIAFIDERIDGWQAPCVQLAGMIDTVVLDAASDGVEQISKALARYDRLSAIQPCSRGREVALSLGASEINGDDGRQFLGRLADLTGAAWRRRT; from the coding sequence GTGGAAACCGCCGCCATTAAATATCCGGATGCTAAACCAATTGCTTTTATCGACGAGCGGATTGACGGTTGGCAAGCCCCGTGCGTGCAATTGGCGGGCATGATAGATACCGTTGTTTTGGATGCCGCGAGCGACGGGGTGGAACAAATTTCGAAGGCATTGGCTCGATACGATCGGCTGAGCGCAATCCAGCCGTGCTCGCGCGGCAGAGAGGTTGCTTTGTCTTTGGGAGCTAGCGAAATTAACGGCGACGACGGTAGACAGTTTCTCGGGCGGTTAGCTGACTTGACGGGGGCGGCGTGGCGGCGGCGGACATGA
- a CDS encoding VIT family protein: MKHLEFHNATRIGWLRAAVLGANDGIVSVSSLIIGVAASHADPQSIVVSGVAGLMAGAMSMAAGEYVSVSSQVDTEQADLKREARELAENRHHELNELTTIYVSRGLQPELARQVAEQLMAHDALAAHARDELGLTDIAAARPLQASIVSALTFSLGALLPLSMAMIFPHLPLAPVSRWLIAFGGSAALSLISAVGAISLLALMSLGALSARAGGASVWLAVGRVSFWGMLSMIVTAGVGLLFGAATA, translated from the coding sequence TTGAAACATTTGGAATTCCATAACGCGACGAGAATCGGCTGGTTGCGGGCCGCGGTGTTAGGCGCCAACGACGGCATTGTGTCGGTATCGAGCCTCATTATCGGTGTGGCGGCTTCCCATGCCGACCCGCAATCGATAGTGGTCAGTGGCGTTGCCGGACTGATGGCCGGCGCCATGTCGATGGCGGCCGGCGAATACGTATCGGTAAGCTCGCAAGTCGATACCGAACAAGCGGATTTAAAGCGGGAAGCGCGGGAGTTGGCGGAAAATCGCCATCACGAGCTAAACGAACTGACAACGATCTACGTGAGTAGAGGGCTACAACCCGAACTGGCTCGACAAGTGGCCGAGCAATTGATGGCGCACGATGCTTTGGCGGCCCACGCGCGGGATGAACTGGGTCTAACGGATATCGCCGCCGCTAGGCCCCTGCAGGCGAGTATCGTCTCGGCTCTGACATTTTCGCTGGGCGCTTTGTTGCCGCTTTCGATGGCGATGATTTTCCCGCATTTGCCGTTAGCTCCAGTCAGCCGATGGCTGATTGCGTTTGGCGGATCGGCTGCATTGTCCTTGATTAGTGCGGTAGGGGCGATTTCCTTGTTGGCGCTGATGTCGTTGGGCGCACTGTCCGCGAGGGCCGGCGGCGCATCGGTGTGGTTGGCGGTCGGACGGGTTTCGTTTTGGGGGATGTTGTCGATGATCGTAACCGCCGGCGTCGGTTTGCTGTTCGGTGCGGCAACCGCTTGA
- the prmC gene encoding peptide chain release factor N(5)-glutamine methyltransferase has protein sequence MLDSTKPVVDPGATSIATLLEAGERQLANTSPSARLDAEVLLCHCLRQPRSYLRAWPERHPDLPQTEEFQRMLALRSQGHPVAYLLGLREFWSREFIVTPDVLIPRPDSELLVELSLAGLARDRAAKILDLGTGSGILAITLAAERPLSTVLACDNSSPALAVAERNAERLAVDNVRFVVSDWFAQVPERDFDLILSNPPYIAAEDPHLQQGDVRFEPRSALVSQKQGLSDIESIAEQAGRHLKPGGRLLVEHGYDQTAPVQAIFDNHGYRAVATHRDLAGNPRVTSGLWQPL, from the coding sequence ATGCTTGATAGTACCAAACCTGTCGTTGACCCCGGCGCTACCTCAATAGCAACGCTACTCGAGGCCGGCGAGCGGCAACTGGCAAACACGTCCCCGTCCGCGCGACTCGATGCCGAAGTATTGTTATGTCATTGCTTGCGGCAACCCCGCTCGTATTTGCGGGCCTGGCCGGAACGTCACCCGGACTTGCCGCAAACCGAAGAATTCCAGCGCATGCTCGCGCTGAGAAGCCAAGGCCACCCGGTCGCTTATCTACTCGGTCTGCGCGAATTCTGGTCGAGGGAATTTATCGTGACCCCGGACGTGCTGATTCCGCGCCCCGACAGCGAACTGTTGGTGGAACTCAGCCTCGCCGGGCTGGCAAGGGACCGGGCCGCCAAAATACTCGACCTCGGCACCGGGTCGGGAATACTGGCGATCACGCTCGCGGCGGAAAGGCCGTTGAGCACGGTTTTAGCCTGCGACAATTCCAGCCCGGCCTTGGCCGTCGCCGAACGCAACGCGGAACGACTCGCGGTCGACAATGTCCGCTTCGTTGTTTCGGATTGGTTTGCGCAAGTGCCGGAGCGAGACTTCGACCTGATCCTGAGCAATCCACCTTATATCGCCGCGGAAGATCCTCATTTGCAACAAGGCGATGTGCGTTTCGAACCGCGCTCGGCGCTGGTCAGCCAAAAACAGGGTTTGAGCGACATCGAGTCGATCGCCGAACAAGCCGGCCGGCATTTAAAGCCGGGCGGGCGTTTGTTGGTGGAACACGGCTACGACCAAACCGCGCCGGTCCAAGCCATTTTCGACAATCACGGTTACCGGGCAGTCGCTACCCATCGCGACCTCGCCGGCAATCCCCGCGTTACTTCAGGCCTATGGCAACCCCTATGA